The DNA window GCGTCTACATAGTTTGTGGAAGATACAAATTTATCTGTTTATAACAAAAGACTCATACTGTACAAGCCCCAAATCTACACTGCATTTGGGCGACAACTTGAAGCATTTCTCCCCAGTTTACAGTTATCTTCATACTGTCAAACTATGGGATCGGCTAAACTGTGGGCGATATGCCCTTTTTCTATTAATATCCGAGCCCAGTATATCTTTTCACACTCGGGTCGTCTCAGTTTCTAGCTTTGGTCCCCCCTTGACCGAGAACCTTAATTCTTTTGCAGTTGCCAAGTGTGGGAGTTCTCTTCACagttttcttaatttttctcGGCTTGGCAAACACAGTTTTCTCCTCCATCTTTTTTCGGGTGGAGGTGACCGCCTGTTCGAAACCTCGTTGGATCCAGTTTTCTTTCTGTGACAAAATTAGTTgatcaaataaaattaacCAAATCTattaatataaataaaataaatgtGTATATTAAAACGGTACTATAAACCTATGCAGTTTCTTCCTTCCAGCCTAACGACTCAAGTTCGCTGACTACTTTATCTTCTGTCTTGATCTTAAGGATCTGTGTATCTTCTAATTTGTCTCCGTTAATTTGTCTTTGtttcaaagtttcaatGGAcctcaattttttcaataatgacctaatctttttctcttccGGTGTCACAGCCACTTGACTGGTTCCAGCACCGTTCGCATTGGCGctattattagtattattgCCATTAGCATTGGCATTGTTTTTATTGTTTGATCTTCTCTTTCTAGCATTATTGGTATTAGAACCAGCAGCAGGCGCCATACCTGGTACGACTCTTTGACCTCCACTGGTACCAACTCTTCTTGCATGTGGCGGTTTGTACGCACCCGCTGACTTATTACTCTTGTTACTAGTATTGACAGAACCATTTCCTACGGCTTTTCTCTTATTTTGATACTCAATAACTCCTTCATGCAATTTTAATTGTGATTTATTAACAATCTTCGGATCtatcttcaattcttcatcattatcaacaGTCCAATCCTTGATTATATGACTGTCATTCAATAACTTGAATTTACAAGGGTTTCTCCAATcaactttcaataattctttgaattctttaatGAAACATAATTGTCCAGAAACATGCCATATCTTAATACAATTATCCACTCTCAATCTTGGGGAGGTAGTAGCAgtaatgataaattcacCTCCTGGAGACCATTTACAAACAGATGTATTTGATGCATCAAATTGAGTGATtctattgaatttattatgACGATCTAAAATTTCTACCGAACCAGTTAAATTACCAAAACCACCAATTAAAATGTACTTACCATTTGGAGAAAATAACATTGTGTTCTTGCTTTGTTGTGGTAATGAATGAACAACGTTACCCTtcatatcaaaaaatgatatagTAGCAGGCATGAAACCGGCAATGACACCGAATTGTCTGGAAGTTGGTGACCAAGTAAAATCATGAACTGGACCATTGCTTAAATTCACTCTGACTGAACTACCACCGAGAGTACCATTGACACCTTGGAATGATAACATATACAATGTATTTTCACCATAGTAGGATTTATTAGTGGCATCAAAATCAGTAATAGCAAGACCTAAAATTGCATTACCGTGATCATTCCATTTTAATTGACATGAGTcagctttgaaaaaagtctttgtaacaatttttttcacgATTTTACCTTGGGTAACTGGCCAAATGGTCAATTGTGCAGGTTTACCGGATTTTTCCGGTGTAAAAGTACAAACTGTTGGGAAATCAGCTGGAGAGACTGAAAAAGCAGAAAATGGCACTTCATTTGATAGTGTAGCAAATGGTTCATCGAAGTTAAACTTGCTTTCCACATTAGCATCGtgtgaaattttgattatcTTTAAATCTTTACCAAATTGTCTAAAGACAAAATCATCCATTTTAGAAAATTGTAATGACCATGAATTTTGTGACttatattgatattgatacACTGGAGTTGGTTGGCTATCCTTTTCGAATCCTTGGTTCAAATACCAAATCTTAACATTTTGATGATTACTATCATTAATTAAAGGTCTTTCCCAGGAACTCAAATAATTTCCAGATGGAGAGAATTTCAAATCGTAAGCATCAATAAGTTCTATATCTAATAGAAGGTTATTTAAGTTTTCACCAgtgaaaactttcaaattactTTTGGTTGAAATAGCGAAGAATCTACCACATGGAGATATAATTGAAGAGATTATAGGAAGATCTTTTGTATTTTCCCAGGATTCACTGAATTCTGGATAACCTTGATAcaattcaatatcttgCGGTGTCTTCAATACAAATTGGGACGACATTATAAGCTATTTTGATTGATGGTTGTGTCGACTAAATCTTACTAAAAGTGTTCATTGCAATGGTAATtttttatgaaaaaaaaagaaaatttttttatacaagaggaaaaaatattgatgagAGAAGCatagagagagagagagagcGATACAGATTTTCCAGTTTAAATGGGTGAGCAGGGTAAATCCCTTTTCATGTTTATataatcaatattattatcatttattAATAACAAACCACTATACAAACTGACCTTCCCCGTATATACCAACGACAGACTGGATGAAAGTTAGTATGCTGATGCTGGATGCGAACCATAGATGCCTATTAATGGTTTTCAATGGTGATAAATTTCTTGTCTTTGAACTGTCGCCGTTATCTATCTTTGTATGATTTTCATCCGGACCTAAGTCCACGATGGAGTCATCCATGATATTAAGCTTGATAGATGGTTTATCGTCACCACGAATTTCTTGCAAAGACAGTTTACGCTGGATAGAATGTTTGACGTAGTACAGATACACTGAAGAAAGAGGGGATAAAATCATGCCATATAGTAAGTAAGgatgtttcaaaaaatcaagattGACAGCAAAATAACTTACACCAAAACCAACACTTGCCAACCCACTTAGCCAATTAGAAACTGTTTGTAATGAAACAACCAACTTAGACAGCTTATATTGTGAGACAATATCCAGGGATGTCAATAAATTCAGGAAGTCATTTCTTGATGATATGATGGAAGAAGTAGTTAATAAACCTGCAGAAAGCCCCAAAGAAGACACTGCAACCGTCTTTGTAATAGCTAAACACACTGACATGGTTcgaaagaaacaaaaagaagGGTCCgcttatatatatatatgtatctAGATCTTAGTGTTGTATGGTTTATAACATGTGCAAGCAAAAAAGCGGAATCTTTCTCATGTTTATAACCCACAGGTTGTTTAACATACCAATTCCCTTAAACGTTTCGCATTTGATTCGCTTGCTACCTGATTCCGATCAGTACACCGCGCTGCGCTGCAAAGCTATTAGTTAGATGGCAAGCAACTGGgtaaaatataaaataacagattgttgttgttcttGTTATCTACCAATAATAATCATGATTGATATCGAGACATCGATGCCTAATATCCCAAAATCAGCTAAAGACCGtttttttattaacaaAGCCATAAGAATGTTTCTAATCTTGTTAACGCTGTTACTCTTCGGTCTGTCTCACTACCGTTAACGGGAGCCAACTAGCGCGTCGCAACCCAGCGTTGTTGTATTCCGTCCTCCTACATATTTGCAGTAATCTTCGCGACAGAAATTTCACACAGTACGGAGCAGAGAGCGGTATTtgtga is part of the Kazachstania africana CBS 2517 chromosome 1, complete genome genome and encodes:
- the ATG33 gene encoding Atg33p (similar to Saccharomyces cerevisiae SCM4 (YGR049W) and YLR356W; ancestral locus Anc_4.191) produces the protein MSVCLAITKTVAVSSLGLSAGLLTTSSIISSRNDFLNLLTSLDIVSQYKLSKLVVSLQTVSNWLSGLASVGFGVSYFAVNLDFLKHPYLLYGMILSPLSSVYLYYVKHSIQRKLSLQEIRGDDKPSIKLNIMDDSIVDLGPDENHTKIDNGDSSKTRNLSPLKTINRHLWFASSISILTFIQSVVGIYGEGQFV
- the KAFR0A06260 gene encoding translation initiation factor 2A (similar to Saccharomyces cerevisiae YGR054W; ancestral locus Anc_4.194), which codes for MSSQFVLKTPQDIELYQGYPEFSESWENTKDLPIISSIISPCGRFFAISTKSNLKVFTGENLNNLLLDIELIDAYDLKFSPSGNYLSSWERPLINDSNHQNVKIWYLNQGFEKDSQPTPVYQYQYKSQNSWSLQFSKMDDFVFRQFGKDLKIIKISHDANVESKFNFDEPFATLSNEVPFSAFSVSPADFPTVCTFTPEKSGKPAQLTIWPVTQGKIVKKIVTKTFFKADSCQLKWNDHGNAILGLAITDFDATNKSYYGENTLYMLSFQGVNGTLGGSSVRVNLSNGPVHDFTWSPTSRQFGVIAGFMPATISFFDMKGNVVHSLPQQSKNTMLFSPNGKYILIGGFGNLTGSVEILDRHNKFNRITQFDASNTSVCKWSPGGEFIITATTSPRLRVDNCIKIWHVSGQLCFIKEFKELLKVDWRNPCKFKLLNDSHIIKDWTVDNDEELKIDPKIVNKSQLKLHEGVIEYQNKRKAVGNGSVNTSNKSNKSAGAYKPPHARRVGTSGGQRVVPGMAPAAGSNTNNARKRRSNNKNNANANGNNTNNSANANGAGTSQVAVTPEEKKIRSLLKKLRSIETLKQRQINGDKLEDTQILKIKTEDKVVSELESLGWKEETA